Proteins from a genomic interval of Tenacibaculum sp. SZ-18:
- a CDS encoding NAD(P)/FAD-dependent oxidoreductase: MSKIVIIGGGAAGFFTAINAKELNPNLDITILEKGKDVLQKVKISGGGRCNVTHACFEPKELTKFYPRGQKELLGPFHQFMTGDTFEWFESKGLPLKIESDNRVFPEANTSQAIIDCFHKEIKRLNIKVLTSKGVTTFNKENKQWIIKTKEEEFVADKLVIAAGSSKKIWDISKKLNHTIIPTVPSLFTFNIKDDRIKDLGGVSVPNATVKINGTNLVNYGPLLITHWGMSGPAVLKLSAFGARVLADKNYKYSVSINWLSTSEEQISEKLLELKNKNSRKQIGLKSPFSEIPRRLWERLIIASKIRLQQNWADTNKTQLSSLVQQLTKATFNADGKSTFKEEFVTAGGIDLKEINFKRFESKLHKNLFYVGEILNIDAVTGGFNFQNAWTGGWICANALAEE; encoded by the coding sequence AAAGTAAAGATTTCTGGTGGCGGAAGATGTAATGTAACTCATGCTTGCTTTGAACCTAAAGAACTAACAAAATTTTATCCACGAGGACAAAAAGAACTTCTAGGACCATTTCATCAGTTTATGACTGGTGATACTTTTGAATGGTTTGAAAGCAAAGGACTTCCTCTAAAAATTGAAAGCGATAATAGAGTTTTTCCTGAGGCAAATACTTCACAAGCGATTATTGATTGTTTTCACAAAGAAATTAAACGTTTAAATATTAAAGTCCTTACTAGTAAAGGTGTTACAACTTTTAACAAAGAAAATAAACAATGGATTATCAAAACTAAAGAGGAAGAGTTCGTTGCGGATAAACTAGTTATTGCAGCTGGAAGTAGTAAAAAGATTTGGGATATTTCAAAAAAATTAAATCACACTATTATTCCAACTGTTCCATCTTTATTTACATTCAACATAAAAGATGATCGAATTAAAGATTTAGGAGGAGTTTCTGTACCCAATGCTACAGTGAAAATTAACGGAACTAACTTAGTAAATTATGGTCCTTTATTAATTACTCACTGGGGAATGAGTGGCCCTGCGGTGTTAAAACTTTCTGCTTTTGGAGCAAGAGTTTTAGCTGATAAAAACTACAAATACAGTGTTAGTATTAATTGGCTCTCAACATCAGAAGAACAAATCTCAGAAAAACTTCTAGAACTAAAAAATAAAAACTCACGTAAACAAATCGGTTTAAAATCTCCTTTTTCAGAAATTCCAAGACGATTATGGGAACGATTAATTATTGCCAGTAAGATTCGATTACAACAAAATTGGGCAGACACCAATAAAACTCAATTATCATCTCTTGTTCAACAACTTACAAAAGCAACATTCAATGCAGATGGAAAGTCAACTTTTAAAGAGGAATTTGTAACAGCTGGAGGAATTGATTTAAAAGAAATTAATTTCAAACGCTTTGAAAGCAAACTCCATAAAAACCTATTTTACGTTGGGGAAATTTTAAATATCGACGCTGTAACTGGAGGATTTAACTTTCAAAACGCTTGGACTGGTGGTTGGATTTGTGCTAATGCTTTAGCCGAAGAGTAG